The following coding sequences are from one Geodermatophilus normandii window:
- the arfB gene encoding alternative ribosome rescue aminoacyl-tRNA hydrolase ArfB translates to MPPGDDAAGDLPVTGSLVVPAAALSWRFSRSSGPGGQGVNTADSRVELSLAPLELRGLTDVQRGRLAERLGPRLVDGVLTVAASEHRQQLRNRAAARERMAAVLRAALAAPPASRRRTKPTRGSQERRIAAKKRRGEIKRRRGSWD, encoded by the coding sequence GTGCCCCCCGGTGACGACGCCGCCGGTGACCTCCCGGTCACCGGCTCGCTCGTCGTCCCGGCCGCGGCACTGTCGTGGCGGTTCTCCCGGTCGTCGGGCCCCGGCGGGCAGGGGGTCAACACCGCCGACTCCCGCGTCGAGCTGTCGCTGGCCCCGCTGGAGCTGCGCGGCCTCACCGACGTCCAGCGCGGGCGGCTGGCCGAACGGCTGGGTCCGCGGCTGGTCGACGGCGTCCTGACCGTCGCGGCCAGCGAGCACCGCCAGCAGCTGCGCAACCGGGCGGCGGCTCGGGAACGGATGGCCGCGGTCCTGCGCGCGGCGCTCGCCGCGCCGCCCGCGTCCCGCCGGCGCACGAAGCCGACCCGCGGCTCGCAGGAGCGGCGCATCGCGGCGAAGAAGCGGCGCGGGGAGATCAAGCGCCGCCGGGGCAGCTGGGACTAG
- a CDS encoding DUF2000 domain-containing protein — protein METLLADESPDVGPPWPIKIAVLLREDLLPWQALNVTAFLAGAVAAAVPELIGRPYEDGDGTRYLATIRQPVLVLTGPAEVLARARARALERGLPTSVFTADLFATGGDAENRAAVRAVRGADLDLVGIAVHGPRNVVDKVTKGARMHP, from the coding sequence ATGGAGACCCTCCTCGCCGACGAGTCCCCCGATGTCGGGCCGCCGTGGCCCATCAAGATCGCCGTCCTGCTCCGGGAGGACCTGCTGCCCTGGCAGGCGCTCAACGTGACCGCCTTCCTGGCCGGCGCCGTCGCCGCGGCGGTGCCCGAGCTGATCGGCCGGCCGTACGAGGACGGCGACGGCACGCGGTACCTGGCGACGATCCGCCAGCCGGTGCTCGTGCTCACCGGCCCGGCCGAGGTGCTCGCCCGGGCCCGCGCGCGGGCGCTCGAGCGCGGCCTGCCGACGTCGGTGTTCACCGCCGACCTGTTCGCCACCGGCGGGGACGCCGAGAACCGGGCCGCCGTCCGGGCCGTGCGCGGCGCCGACCTCGACCTGGTCGGGATCGCGGTGCACGGGCCGAGGAACGTCGTCGACAAGGTCACCAAGGGCGCCCGCATGCACCCGTGA
- a CDS encoding Rieske (2Fe-2S) protein, producing MTAPHLEVAEAPTTPGTELGSPATGVAVPGTAAPPAGRAHAVARVGDVPPGEGRAFVAGDAQVAVFRLRDGSLHATQAACPHAGGPLADGQTDADVLVCPLHLYGFRWRDGSSTGGVGPVRVYPVREVDGMLVVDV from the coding sequence GTGACCGCGCCGCACCTGGAGGTCGCCGAGGCCCCGACCACTCCCGGGACCGAGCTCGGCTCGCCGGCTACCGGGGTCGCGGTCCCCGGCACCGCCGCGCCGCCGGCCGGCCGGGCCCACGCCGTCGCGCGGGTCGGGGACGTGCCGCCGGGGGAGGGACGGGCGTTCGTGGCCGGGGACGCGCAGGTCGCCGTCTTCCGGCTGCGCGACGGGTCGCTGCACGCCACCCAGGCAGCCTGCCCCCACGCCGGCGGTCCGCTCGCGGACGGGCAGACCGACGCCGACGTGCTGGTCTGCCCGCTGCACCTCTACGGGTTCCGGTGGCGCGACGGCTCCTCGACCGGCGGCGTCGGCCCGGTGCGCGTGTACCCGGTGCGCGAGGTCGACGGGATGCTCGTCGTCGACGTGTGA
- the nirB gene encoding nitrite reductase large subunit NirB: protein MGGPGVVENRVLGGRPEGLTTIAVDDDLDTRARLVVVGNGMAGARLVEEVLERGGGEQFRITVFGDEPHGNYNRILLSPVLAGETHEDDIVLNSHDWYADNGVTLRAGVRVERIDTAAKVVAASDGTTAAYDHLVLATGSYSFIPPMTGVRREDGGLLPGVYGFRTIDETRDLLAATTRCTRAVVMGGGLLGLEAARALQGHGMQVDLVHAMPHLMNAQLDAEAGAILKRSVEALGITVHLDALAGEVLGDEHVEGVLLRDGRRLDCDLLVVATGVRPHTDVAVRSGLEVERGIVVDDQLRTDDPDVYAIGECAQHRGSVYGLVAPAWEHARVLADVLTGTDPTAEYHGSRTATKLKVAGVDVATMGASTPERDSDEFLVISEPRRGVHLSVVIRDDRLVGATLLGDTRKVAALTQAFDRGSALPGERIRLLVDLTDGKEEVGVAEMPADSQVCTCNGVTKGAICGAVADGCGSVGAVMDRTRAGRGCGSCRSLVRQVVEWAADGDVTEDPAASYYVPGVPLAKPALIAAIREQDLRSVSAVFAALAPGGAEDARSKMGLTSLLKTIWGTGFVREKDAEFVNDRVHANIQRDGTFSVVPQMKGGVTTPAQLRRIADVAEKYEVPMVKVTGGQRIDLLGVRKEDLPAMWEDLGMPSGYAYGKTMRTVKTCVGSDFCRFGLGDSTQLGIDLETRFQGIESPAKIKMAVVGCPRNCAEAYVKDVGVVAVGNGRWEVYVGGAAGATVRKGDLLATVDSPGAVIALAGRFVQYYREHANWLERTYDFVPRVGLEHLRRVVVEDADGIGADLDAALQRSIDAYTDPWGQDGKQPASPGQFASSLPLVPLPQVPVR from the coding sequence GTGGGCGGGCCGGGAGTGGTGGAGAACCGGGTCCTGGGTGGCCGGCCCGAGGGGCTGACCACGATCGCGGTGGACGACGACCTCGACACCCGGGCCCGCCTCGTCGTCGTGGGCAACGGCATGGCCGGCGCGCGGCTGGTCGAGGAGGTGCTCGAGCGCGGCGGCGGGGAGCAGTTCCGGATCACCGTCTTCGGCGACGAGCCGCACGGCAACTACAACCGGATCCTGCTCTCGCCGGTCCTGGCGGGGGAGACGCACGAGGACGACATCGTCCTCAACAGCCACGACTGGTACGCCGACAACGGGGTCACGCTGCGCGCCGGCGTCCGGGTCGAGCGGATCGACACCGCGGCGAAGGTCGTCGCCGCCTCCGACGGGACCACCGCCGCCTACGACCACCTGGTGCTCGCCACGGGCAGCTACAGCTTCATCCCGCCGATGACCGGCGTGCGGCGCGAGGACGGCGGCCTGCTGCCCGGCGTGTACGGCTTCCGCACCATCGACGAGACCCGCGACCTGCTCGCCGCCACCACCCGCTGCACGCGGGCCGTGGTCATGGGCGGCGGGCTGCTCGGGCTCGAGGCCGCCCGAGCACTGCAGGGCCACGGGATGCAGGTCGACCTGGTGCACGCGATGCCGCACCTGATGAACGCCCAGCTCGATGCCGAGGCCGGCGCCATCCTCAAGCGCAGCGTCGAGGCCCTCGGCATCACCGTGCACCTCGACGCGCTGGCCGGCGAGGTGCTCGGCGACGAGCACGTCGAGGGCGTGCTGCTGAGGGACGGGCGGCGGCTGGACTGCGACCTGCTCGTCGTCGCCACCGGGGTGCGGCCGCACACCGACGTCGCCGTCCGCTCGGGACTGGAGGTCGAGCGCGGCATCGTCGTCGACGACCAGCTGCGCACCGACGACCCCGACGTCTACGCCATCGGCGAGTGCGCCCAGCACCGCGGCTCGGTGTACGGCCTGGTCGCGCCGGCGTGGGAGCACGCCCGGGTGCTCGCCGACGTCCTCACCGGGACCGACCCGACGGCGGAGTACCACGGCAGCCGGACGGCGACGAAGCTCAAGGTCGCCGGGGTCGACGTCGCCACGATGGGCGCGAGCACCCCGGAGCGGGACTCCGACGAGTTCCTGGTCATCTCCGAGCCGAGGCGCGGCGTGCACCTGTCGGTGGTCATCCGCGACGACCGGCTCGTGGGGGCCACCCTGCTCGGCGACACCCGCAAGGTCGCGGCGCTCACCCAGGCGTTCGACCGCGGCAGCGCGCTGCCCGGGGAGCGCATCCGGCTGCTCGTCGACCTCACCGACGGCAAGGAGGAGGTCGGTGTCGCCGAGATGCCGGCCGACTCGCAGGTCTGCACCTGCAACGGCGTCACCAAGGGCGCGATCTGCGGCGCGGTCGCCGACGGCTGCGGCAGCGTCGGCGCCGTCATGGACCGCACCCGCGCCGGCAGGGGCTGCGGGTCCTGCAGGTCGCTGGTCAGGCAGGTCGTGGAGTGGGCCGCCGACGGCGACGTGACCGAGGACCCGGCCGCCTCGTACTACGTGCCGGGGGTCCCGCTGGCCAAGCCGGCGCTGATCGCGGCCATCCGGGAGCAGGACCTGCGCAGCGTCTCGGCCGTGTTCGCCGCGCTCGCCCCCGGCGGCGCGGAGGACGCCCGCTCGAAGATGGGCCTGACCTCGCTGCTCAAGACGATCTGGGGCACCGGCTTCGTCCGGGAGAAGGACGCCGAGTTCGTCAACGACCGGGTGCACGCCAACATCCAGCGCGACGGCACGTTCTCCGTCGTCCCCCAGATGAAGGGCGGGGTGACGACGCCGGCCCAGCTGCGGCGGATCGCCGACGTCGCCGAGAAGTACGAGGTGCCGATGGTCAAGGTGACCGGCGGCCAGCGGATCGACCTGCTCGGCGTCCGCAAGGAGGACCTGCCCGCGATGTGGGAGGACCTCGGGATGCCCTCGGGGTACGCCTACGGCAAGACCATGCGCACGGTGAAGACCTGCGTGGGCAGCGACTTCTGCCGCTTCGGCCTCGGCGACTCCACGCAGCTCGGCATCGACCTGGAGACCCGCTTCCAGGGCATCGAGAGCCCGGCGAAGATCAAGATGGCCGTCGTCGGCTGCCCGCGGAACTGCGCCGAGGCCTACGTGAAGGACGTCGGCGTGGTGGCGGTCGGCAACGGGCGCTGGGAGGTGTACGTCGGCGGCGCGGCCGGCGCCACGGTGCGCAAGGGCGACCTGCTGGCCACCGTCGACTCGCCGGGGGCGGTGATCGCGCTGGCCGGCCGGTTCGTCCAGTACTACCGCGAGCACGCCAACTGGCTGGAGCGGACCTACGACTTCGTGCCGCGCGTGGGCCTCGAGCACCTCCGGCGCGTGGTGGTCGAGGACGCCGACGGCATCGGCGCCGACCTCGACGCGGCGCTGCAGCGCTCGATCGACGCCTACACCGACCCGTGGGGCCAGGACGGGAAGCAGCCGGCGTCGCCGGGTCAGTTCGCCTCGTCCCTGCCGCTGGTCCCGCTGCCGCAGGTGCCGGTCCGGTGA
- a CDS encoding AraC family transcriptional regulator, with amino-acid sequence MAADVVAWRPAVPGLTEVFHARFTDHVYPPHTHDAWTLLLVDDGAVRYDLDRHAHGASPAAVTLLPPGVPHDGRSQFPGGFRKRVLYLEPATLGEQRIGTAVDRPAFADRVLRDRVSRLHAALAPHPEGLEAESRLALVLERLRQHLDRAVVPAPAVRDDPLADRLRDLLDARLAEGVSLEATAAAWAVHPTHLVRAFTRRHGLPPHRYLTGRRVDRARRLLLDGLSPAEVATAVGFHDQAHLTRHFRRMLATTPGAYARSA; translated from the coding sequence GTGGCAGCCGACGTGGTCGCCTGGCGCCCCGCGGTGCCGGGCCTGACCGAGGTGTTCCACGCCCGGTTCACCGACCACGTCTACCCGCCGCACACCCACGACGCGTGGACGCTGCTGCTGGTCGACGACGGCGCCGTCCGCTACGACCTCGACCGGCACGCCCACGGCGCCTCGCCGGCCGCGGTCACGCTGCTGCCGCCCGGGGTGCCGCACGACGGGCGCTCGCAGTTCCCCGGCGGCTTCCGCAAGCGGGTGCTGTACCTGGAGCCGGCGACGCTGGGGGAGCAGCGGATCGGCACCGCCGTCGACCGGCCCGCGTTCGCCGACCGTGTGCTGCGCGACCGGGTGTCCCGGCTGCACGCCGCGCTCGCGCCGCACCCCGAGGGGCTGGAGGCCGAGAGCCGGCTGGCCCTCGTGCTGGAGCGGTTGCGGCAGCACCTCGATCGCGCCGTCGTCCCGGCCCCCGCCGTGCGCGACGACCCGCTCGCCGACCGGCTGCGCGACCTGCTCGACGCCCGGCTGGCCGAGGGCGTGTCGCTGGAGGCGACGGCGGCCGCGTGGGCGGTGCACCCCACGCACCTGGTCCGGGCGTTCACCCGCCGGCACGGGCTGCCGCCGCACCGCTACCTCACGGGGCGGCGGGTGGACCGGGCCCGGCGGCTGCTGCTCGACGGGCTGTCCCCGGCGGAGGTGGCGACGGCGGTCGGCTTCCACGACCAGGCCCACCTGACCCGGCACTTCCGCCGGATGCTGGCGACGACCCCGGGGGCCTACGCCCGCTCGGCCTGA
- a CDS encoding TetR/AcrR family transcriptional regulator C-terminal domain-containing protein produces MVRDEQTVPMRRPDPDSPEARGGAAAVLPAGPPVTGRVTLDRRRILGAAVEFIDRNGLSALTMRRLGASLGVEAMALYRYVPGREQLLDGVVETVIDELYGDPDVHMRAAGGWQDFLQRLAHGVRRIALAHPEVFPLVATRPPEAPWIRPPLRSLRWVESFLAAMTGSGFSAEAAVAAYRAYSSFLLGHLLLEVSQKGVKISPEDAPEGVPGTGTDLSQYPLVVELEELLSRDESAAEFEEALENLLGRLEGLRREGRVPGE; encoded by the coding sequence GTGGTCCGCGACGAGCAGACGGTCCCGATGCGCCGTCCCGACCCCGACTCCCCCGAGGCGCGGGGTGGCGCGGCCGCCGTCCTGCCCGCGGGGCCGCCCGTCACCGGGCGGGTGACGCTGGACCGCCGTCGCATCCTCGGCGCGGCCGTCGAGTTCATCGACCGCAACGGCCTGTCGGCCCTGACGATGCGCCGGCTCGGCGCCTCCCTCGGGGTGGAGGCGATGGCGCTCTACCGGTACGTGCCCGGCCGCGAGCAGCTGCTCGACGGGGTCGTCGAGACCGTCATCGACGAGCTCTACGGCGATCCCGACGTGCACATGCGCGCGGCCGGCGGCTGGCAGGACTTCCTCCAGCGGCTCGCCCACGGCGTCCGGCGGATCGCCCTCGCCCACCCCGAGGTCTTCCCGCTGGTGGCGACCCGCCCACCCGAGGCCCCCTGGATCCGGCCCCCCCTGCGCAGCCTGCGGTGGGTCGAGTCCTTCCTCGCCGCGATGACCGGCAGCGGCTTCAGCGCCGAGGCGGCGGTCGCCGCGTACCGCGCCTACTCGAGCTTCCTGCTCGGGCACCTGCTCCTGGAGGTGTCGCAGAAGGGCGTGAAGATCAGCCCCGAGGACGCTCCGGAGGGTGTGCCGGGCACCGGCACCGACCTCTCGCAGTACCCGCTCGTCGTCGAGCTGGAGGAGCTGCTGTCCCGGGACGAGTCGGCCGCGGAGTTCGAGGAGGCCCTCGAGAACCTGCTGGGCCGGCTGGAGGGCCTGCGGCGGGAGGGCCGCGTCCCCGGCGAGTAG
- a CDS encoding DUF2382 domain-containing protein has product MITDQQINDVIGSTAVGPDGKHGSVGEVFLDDETGRPEWATVRTGLFGTKEAFVPLADATVSGGELRLPYDKAKVKGAPHVDVSAGHLSPQEEQELYRYYGLGTSGTAQTTQTTQTTTGTAGVAGTAARGDRDGDGVFDDVRDRAVGHDTSGPTTDSAMTRSEEHLNVGTQRVEAGRARLRKYVVSENVTQTVPVSHEEVRVEREPITDANIGNALDGPAISEEEHEVVLHAERPVVEKEAVPVERVRLDTETVTEQQQVSDTVRKEQIEVDGDVDPTTRRR; this is encoded by the coding sequence GTGATCACCGACCAGCAGATCAACGACGTCATCGGCAGCACCGCCGTCGGCCCCGACGGCAAGCACGGCAGCGTCGGCGAGGTCTTCCTCGACGACGAGACCGGCCGCCCGGAGTGGGCAACCGTCCGCACCGGCCTGTTCGGCACCAAGGAGGCCTTCGTGCCCCTGGCCGACGCCACCGTCTCCGGCGGCGAGCTGCGCCTGCCCTACGACAAGGCGAAGGTCAAGGGCGCCCCGCACGTCGACGTCTCCGCCGGCCACCTGTCGCCGCAGGAGGAGCAGGAGCTCTACCGCTACTACGGCCTGGGCACCTCGGGCACCGCGCAGACCACCCAGACCACCCAGACCACGACCGGGACGGCCGGCGTGGCCGGGACCGCAGCTCGGGGGGACCGCGACGGCGACGGCGTCTTCGACGACGTCCGGGACCGCGCGGTCGGCCACGACACCTCCGGCCCGACGACGGACAGCGCGATGACCCGCTCCGAGGAGCACCTCAACGTGGGCACCCAGCGCGTCGAGGCCGGCCGGGCGCGGCTGCGCAAGTACGTCGTGTCGGAGAACGTGACCCAGACGGTGCCGGTCTCCCACGAGGAGGTCCGGGTCGAGCGCGAGCCGATCACCGACGCCAACATCGGCAACGCCCTGGACGGGCCGGCCATCTCCGAGGAGGAGCACGAGGTCGTCCTGCACGCCGAGCGCCCCGTGGTGGAGAAGGAGGCCGTGCCGGTCGAGCGCGTCCGCCTGGACACCGAGACGGTGACCGAGCAGCAGCAGGTCTCCGACACCGTGCGCAAGGAGCAGATCGAGGTGGACGGCGACGTCGACCCGACGACCCGTCGTCGCTGA
- a CDS encoding molybdopterin oxidoreductase family protein produces the protein MPAALSPGATAPAGPRTRTTDTHCPYCSLQCGMAVTAGDRPATLVPLDFPTNRGGLCSKGWSAAELLDHPERLTRPLVRAVPGDRSSPLVESTWDEALGRVVAAVERTQAEHGRDAVGCFGGGSLTNEQAYQFGKFARVALRTSAIDYNGRFCMSSAVGAAIRAFGVDRGLPFPLADVAEADVVVLVGSNPADTMPPAVRHLDAGRARGALHVVVDPRRTATARNAGLHLQPLPGTDLALANGLLHIAVTEGLVDEAYVAARTTGFAAVRDAVRSYWTDRVERITGVPVEQQRRAVFALAHARNAMVLTARGAEQHSSGTDTATAWLNLALALGLPGRPGSGWGTLTGQGNGQGGREHGQKADQLPGYRRLADPADRAHVAAVWGVDPGDLPSPGPSAFELLDALGTDGGVRTLLVLASNVAVSAPDARRVISRLGDLDFLAVSDFFLSETAALADVVLPSAMWAEESGTMTNLEGRVIRRRRAMDPPDGVRDDLALLAELAGRLGTGHLFSADPETVFAELGRASAGGPADYSGITYARIDAEQGVFWPCPAAEDGGPGHPGTPRLFAERFATPDGRARFVPVHHVGAHEQPDAEYPHVLTTGRVLAHYQSGTQTRRSRSLQVVAPVPRAELHPDLAARLGIAHDDVVELATRRGRARFTAAVTDTIRPDTVFVPFHWGGGSSANALTDPALDPVSRMPAFKVCAVAVTRVGGPEERIPAPEAGDQPAPRPHALAAPPAPRSPTRRRTSRVKSTPTFLQGVFPLTGEGLAKPGPVDPALRYQVPAGATAQALYFRGGNSTGELVYVLLVRDGEPVRWFPIGAKGDVHVPLRVVEDLPGGCVVELHAAAPEGVTGELVVDLGLVEV, from the coding sequence GTGCCCGCAGCCCTCTCACCCGGTGCGACCGCGCCGGCCGGCCCCCGCACGCGGACCACCGACACCCACTGCCCGTACTGCTCGCTGCAGTGCGGCATGGCGGTCACCGCGGGGGACCGTCCCGCGACCCTGGTACCCCTCGACTTCCCGACCAACCGGGGCGGGCTGTGCTCGAAGGGCTGGTCGGCCGCGGAGCTGCTCGACCACCCCGAGCGGCTGACCCGCCCGCTGGTGCGCGCGGTGCCCGGCGACCGCAGCAGCCCGCTGGTCGAGTCGACATGGGACGAGGCGCTGGGCCGGGTGGTCGCGGCGGTCGAGCGGACGCAGGCCGAGCACGGCCGCGACGCCGTCGGCTGCTTCGGGGGCGGGTCGCTGACCAACGAGCAGGCGTACCAGTTCGGGAAGTTCGCCCGGGTCGCGCTGCGCACCAGCGCCATCGACTACAACGGCCGGTTCTGCATGTCCTCGGCGGTCGGGGCGGCCATCCGCGCGTTCGGCGTCGACCGCGGGCTGCCGTTCCCGCTGGCCGACGTCGCCGAGGCCGACGTCGTCGTGCTGGTGGGCAGCAACCCGGCCGACACCATGCCGCCGGCGGTGCGGCACCTCGACGCCGGCCGGGCGCGCGGCGCCCTGCACGTCGTCGTCGACCCCCGGCGGACGGCGACCGCGCGCAACGCCGGGCTGCACCTGCAACCGCTGCCGGGCACCGACCTCGCGCTGGCCAACGGCCTGCTGCACATCGCCGTCACCGAGGGGCTCGTCGACGAGGCCTACGTCGCCGCGCGCACGACCGGCTTCGCGGCCGTCCGCGACGCGGTGCGCAGCTACTGGACCGACCGGGTCGAGCGGATCACCGGGGTGCCCGTGGAGCAGCAGCGGCGCGCCGTCTTCGCCCTGGCCCACGCGCGCAACGCCATGGTGCTGACCGCGCGCGGCGCGGAGCAGCACAGCTCGGGCACCGACACCGCCACCGCCTGGCTGAACCTGGCCCTCGCGCTCGGCCTGCCCGGCCGGCCCGGCAGCGGCTGGGGCACGCTCACCGGGCAGGGCAACGGTCAGGGCGGCCGCGAGCACGGACAGAAGGCCGACCAGCTGCCCGGCTACCGGAGGCTCGCCGACCCGGCCGACCGCGCGCACGTCGCCGCCGTCTGGGGCGTGGACCCCGGCGACCTGCCCTCGCCCGGCCCCAGCGCCTTCGAGCTGCTCGACGCCCTCGGCACCGACGGCGGCGTGCGCACGCTGCTGGTGCTCGCCTCGAACGTCGCCGTCTCCGCGCCCGACGCCCGGCGGGTGATCAGCCGGCTCGGCGACCTCGACTTCCTCGCCGTCAGCGACTTCTTCCTCTCCGAGACCGCGGCGCTGGCCGACGTCGTGCTGCCCAGCGCCATGTGGGCCGAGGAGTCCGGGACGATGACCAACCTCGAGGGCCGGGTGATCCGCCGGCGCCGCGCGATGGACCCGCCCGACGGCGTCCGCGACGACCTCGCGCTGCTCGCCGAGCTGGCCGGCCGGCTCGGGACCGGGCACCTGTTCTCCGCCGACCCCGAGACCGTCTTCGCCGAGCTCGGCCGGGCCAGCGCCGGGGGACCGGCCGACTACTCCGGGATCACCTACGCGCGCATCGACGCCGAGCAGGGCGTCTTCTGGCCCTGCCCTGCTGCCGAGGACGGGGGCCCCGGCCACCCGGGCACGCCGCGGCTGTTCGCCGAGCGGTTCGCCACCCCGGACGGCCGGGCGCGGTTCGTGCCGGTGCACCACGTCGGCGCGCACGAGCAGCCCGACGCCGAGTACCCGCACGTGCTCACCACCGGCCGGGTGCTCGCCCACTACCAGTCGGGCACGCAGACCCGCCGGTCCCGCAGCCTGCAGGTGGTCGCGCCGGTCCCGCGGGCGGAGCTGCACCCCGACCTCGCCGCCCGTCTCGGCATCGCCCACGACGACGTCGTCGAGCTGGCCACCCGCCGCGGCCGGGCCCGCTTCACGGCAGCGGTCACCGACACCATCCGCCCCGACACGGTCTTCGTGCCCTTCCACTGGGGCGGCGGGTCCAGCGCCAACGCGCTCACCGACCCCGCGCTCGACCCGGTCAGCCGGATGCCGGCCTTCAAGGTCTGCGCCGTCGCCGTCACCCGCGTCGGCGGCCCCGAGGAGCGCATCCCCGCACCCGAGGCCGGGGACCAGCCCGCGCCCCGGCCGCACGCCCTCGCCGCACCGCCCGCACCACGTTCCCCGACCCGGAGGAGGACCTCCCGCGTGAAGAGCACCCCGACGTTCCTGCAAGGCGTCTTCCCGCTCACCGGGGAGGGGCTGGCCAAGCCCGGCCCCGTCGACCCGGCGCTGCGCTACCAGGTGCCGGCCGGCGCCACCGCCCAGGCGCTGTACTTCCGCGGCGGCAACTCCACCGGCGAGCTGGTCTACGTGCTCCTGGTGCGCGACGGCGAGCCCGTGCGCTGGTTCCCCATCGGCGCGAAGGGCGACGTGCACGTGCCGCTGCGGGTGGTCGAGGACCTGCCCGGCGGCTGCGTCGTCGAGCTGCACGCCGCCGCGCCCGAGGGCGTCACCGGCGAGCTCGTCGTCGACCTGGGTCTGGTGGAGGTCTAG